The genomic stretch CGCCCTTCTGGTTCAGTACAGCAATGACTTGCATATGCGCTCCTTGAGCTATTGAGCGTTTGAGGAAAAAAGGAATTACTCAAGCGCAGTATAGCATATTGAGGATTTGAGTAAATGCACCTTTTGAGGGTTTGAAGTCATAAAAAACCCCGCACGCGGCGGGGTTCGGTGGCAGGGCAGGGGAGGGCTTAGGCGGCCTGGTGGATCTCGTCGGCCACCTGTCGGCACATGGCCAGCATGTCGAGCGTGCCCGCTGCGATGGCCTCAAGGGTCGCATCATCCAGCGCCTGCACGATGCTGGTAGCCCGGCGCTCAAGCTCCTGTGTCATTTTCAGAAGACGACTGCACCAGACAACGCGGTTTGAAGGCTGTTGTGCAGTCGTCTATTGAACGAACAGTATCAGGAGTCCGCTGCACGAATGATGACCTCAAGCCGGTTCTGGTCGCGCTGGCGACCGATCAGCCCCTGGATGTGCGATACCGCGACCACGATCTTTCCGGCGATTGGGCGGGCTACCGCGAATGCCACATCAAGCCCGACCTGCTGCTGATCTACCGCAAGTCCGACGCCGACACCCTGCGACTGGCGCGGCTTGGCTCCCATAGCGAGCTGTTCGGCTGATGCCAGTCGCCTTGTCCGCCAAACGATCATTAGTCGGCCATGCCGGACACTGTCCAGCAAAGTTATTGCACAACGGGTTGTCGGACATTAAGATAGGCGGACGGAATGACGGACAAGAGAGGCGGCAAATGGCACTGATCGGCTATGCGCGGGTATCGACGGCGGAACAGGACACCGCCTTGCAGACGGATGCGCTACGCAAGGCAGGCTGCGAGCGCGTTTTCGAGGACACGGCTTCCGGGGCCAAGGCCGACCGCCCCGGCTTGGCTGATGCGCTGGCCTACCTGCGCGACGGCGACGTGCTGGCCGTCTGGCGGCTGGATCGGCTCGGGCGCTCTATGCCGCACCTAATCGAAACGATAGGCGCGCTGGAAGCGCGAGGCGTCGGCTTCCGTTCTCTGACGGAAGCCATCGACACCACCACGCCAGGCGGGCGGCTCATCTTCCACGTGTTCGGCGCGCTGGGCCAGTTCGAGCGCGACTTGATCCGCGAGCGCACCAAGGCCGGGTTGACTGCCGCCGCCGCTCGTGGGAGGAAGGGCGGGCGAAAGCCGGTTGTCACCGCCGACAAGTTGCAGCGAGCGCGGGAGCACATCGCCAACGGGCTTAATGTCCGAGAGGCCGCTACACGGCTCAAGGTGAGCAAGACGGCCCTGTACACCGCGCTGCAATCCACCAGTGCAGCCGACTCCTGATATTCCGTGCAGTCGTCTTCTGAAAATGACAACAAGGTCATTTTCCACGTCAACAAGGACGTGAAGATCACCTACACCGGCGTCGAGCTGCGGGCCGACGATGACGAACTGGTGTGGCAGCAGGTGTTGGAGTACGCGAAGCGCACCCCTATCGGCGAGCCGATCACCTTCACGTTCTACGAGCTTTGCCAGGACCTGGGCTGGTCGATCAATGGCCGGTATTACACGAAGGCCGAGGAATGCCTGTCGCGCCTACAGGCGACGGCGATGGGCTTCACGTCCGACCGCGTTGGGCACCTGGAATCGGTGTCGCTGCTGCACCGCTTCCGCGTCCTGGACCGTGGCAAGAAAACGTCCCGTTGCCAGGTCCTGATCGACGAGGAAATCGTCGTGCTGTTTGCTGGCGACCACTACACGAAATTCATATGGGAGAAGTACCGCAAGCTGTCGCCGACGGCCCGACGGATGTTCGACTATTTCAGCTCGCACCGGGAGCCGTACCCGCTCAAGCTGGAAACCTTCCGCCTCATGTGCGGATCGGATTCCACCCGCGTGAAGAAGTGGCGCGAGCAGGTCGGCGAAGCCTGCGAAGAGTTGCGAGGCAGCGGCCTGGTGGAACACGCCTGGGTCAATGATGACCTGGTGCATTGCAAACGCTAGGGCCTTGTGGGGTCAGTTCCGGCTGGGGGTTCAGCAGCCAGCGCTTTACTGGCATTTCAGGAACAAGCGGGCACTGCTCGACGCACTTGCTTCGCTCAGTATCGCTCGGGACGCACGGCGCGCTCTACGAACTGCCGATAAACAGAGGATTAAAATTGACAATTGTGATTAAGGCTCAGATTCGACGGCTTGGAGCGGCCGACGTGCAGGATTTCCGCGAGATCCGATTGTCGGCCCTGAAGAAAGCTCCAGAGATGTTCGGGTCCGTTTACGAGCACGAGGAGAAAAAGCCCATGGAGGCGTTCGCTGAACGGTTGCGAGATGCCGTGGCATTCGGCGCCTACATCGACGGCGAGATCATTGGGCTGTCGGTCTTCAAACAGGAGGACGGCCCCAAGGACGCTCACAAGGCGCATCTGTCCGGCGTTTTCGTGGAGCCCGAACAGCGAGGCCGAGGGGTCGCCGGTATGCTGCTGCGGGCGGTGATAGACTATGGCCGCGAGCATGTGGAGCAGATCATGCTGACGGTTGCGGAAGGGAACGAAGCCGCTATAAACCTCTATCAGCGATCGGCTCGTTGCCCTGCGCCGCTCCAAAGCCCGCGACGCAGCGCCGGCAGGCAGAGCAAGTAGAGGGCAGCGCCTGCAATCCATGCCCACCCGTTCCACGTTGTTATAGAAGCCGCATAGATCGCCGTGAAGAGGAGGGGTCCGACGATCGAGGTCAGGCTGGTGAGCGCCGCCAGTGAGCCTTGCAGCTGCCCCTGACGTTCCTCATCCACCTGCCTGGACAACATTGCTTGCAGCGCCGGCATTCCGATGCCACCCGAAGCAAGCAGGACCATGATCGGGAACGCCATCCATCCCCGTGTCGCGAAGGCAAGCAGGATGTAGCCTGTGCCGTCGGCAATCATTCCGAGCATGAGTGCCCGCCTTTCGCCGAGCCGGGCGGCTACAGGGCCGGTGATCATTGCCTGGGCGAGTGAATGCAGAATGCCAAATGCGGCAAGCGAAATGCCGATCGTGGTCGCGTCCCAGTGAAAGCGATCCTCGCCGAAAATGACCCAAAGCGCGGCCGGCACCTGTCCGACAAGTTGCATGATGAAGAAGACCGCCATCAGGGCGGCGACGACGGTCATGCCCCGGGCCCACCGGAACGAAGCGAGCGGGTTGAGAGCCTCCCGGCGTAACGGCCGGCGTTCGCCTTTGTGCGACTCCGGCAAAAGGAAACAGCCCGTCAGGAAATTGAGGCCGTTCAAGGCTGCCGCGGCGAAGAACGGAGCGTGGGGGGAGAAACCGCCCATCAGCCCACCGAGCACAGGTCCCGCGACCATCCCGAACCCGAAACAGGCGCTCATGAAGCCGAAGTGCCGCGCGCGCTCATCGCCATCAGTGATATCGGCAATATAAGCGCCGGCTACCGCCCCAGTCGCCCCGGTGATGCCGGCCACGATCCGCCCGATATAGAGAACCCAAAGGAAAGGCGCCGTCGCCATGATGGCGTAGTCGACAGCAGCGCCGGCCAGCGAGACGAGCAAGACCGGCCGCCGCCCGAAACGATCCGACAGCGCGCCCAGCACAGGTGCGCAGGCAAATTGCATCAACGCATACAGCGCCAGCAGAATGCCATAGTGGGCGGTGACGTCGTTCGAGTGAACCAGATCGCGCAGGAGGCCCGGCAGCACCGGCATAATCAGGCCGATGCCGACAGCGTCGAGCGCGACAGTGCTCAGAATTACGATCAGGGGTCTGTTGGGTTTCACGTCTGGCCTCCGGACCAGCCTCCGCTGGTCCGATTGAACGCGCGGATTCTTTATCACTGATAAGTTGGTGGACATATTATGTTTATCAGTGATAAATTGTCAAGCATGACAAAGTTGCAGCCGAATACAGTGATCCGTGCCGCCCTGGACCTGTTGAACGAGGTCGGCGTAGACGGTCTGACGACACGCAAACTGGCGGAACGGTTGGGGGTTCAGCAGCCGGCGCTTTACTGGCACTTCAGGAACAAGCGGGCGCTGCTCGACGCACTGGCCGAAGCCATGCTGGCGGAGAATCATACGCATTCGGTGCCGAGAGCCGACGACGACTGGCGCTCATTTCTGATCGGGAATGCCCGCAGCTTCAGGCAGGCGCTGCTCGCCTACCGCGATGGCGCGCGCATCCATGCCGGCACGCGACCGGGCGCACCGCAGATGGAAACGGCCGACGCGCAGCTTCGCTTCCTCTGCGAGGCGGGTTTTTCGGCCGGGGACGCCGTCAATGCGCTGATGACAATCAGCTACTTCACTGTTGGGGCCGTGCTTGAGGAGCAGGCCGGCGACAGCGATGCCGGCGAGCGCGGCGGCACCGTTGAACAGGCTCCGCTCTCGCCGCTGTTGCGGGCCGCGATAGACGCCTTCGACGAAGCCGGTCCGGACGCAGCGTTCGAGCAGGGACTCGCGGTGATTGTCGATGGATTGGCGAAAAGGAGGCTCGTTGTCAGGAACGTTGAAGGACCGAGAAAGGGTGACGATTGATCAGGACCGCTGCCGGAGCGCAACCCACTCACTACAGCAGAGCCATGTAGACAACATCCCCTCCCCCTTTCCACCGCGTCAGACGCCCGTAGCAGCCCGCTACGGGCTTTTTCATGCCCTGCCCTAGCGTCCAAGCCTCACGGCCGCGCTCGGCCTCTCTGGCGGCCTTCTGGCGCTCCTGCTGCGGCGTCCGCTCGTGGGCCGTGGCGCGGGTCCGCGCGCCGGCCTCGTGCGCCTGGCGCTCGCGGGCGAGGTCCAGGGCGGCCGTCTTCACGTTCTGCCTTGCGCAGATGAGATAGATCTAGCGTGGACTCAAGGCTCTCGCGAATGGCTCGCGTTGGAAACTTTCATTGACACTTGAGGGGCACCGCAGGGAAATTCTCGTCCTTGCGAGAACCGGCTATGTCGTGCTGCGCATCGAGCCTGCGCCCTTGGCTTGTCTCGCCCCTCTCCGCGTCGCTACGGGGCTTCCAGCGTGTCATTTTCAGAAGACGACTGCACGGAATATCAGGAGTCGGCTGCACTGGTGGATTGCAGCGCGGTGTACAGGGCCGTCTTGCTCACCTTGAGCCGTGTAGCGGCCTCTCGGACATTAAGCCCGTTGGCGATGTGCTCCCGCGCTCGCTGCAACTTGTCGGCGGTGACAACCGGCTTTCGCCCGCCCTTCCTCCCACGAGCGGCGGCGGCAGTCAACCCGGCCTTGGTGCGCTCGCGGATCAAGTCGCGCTCGAACTGGCCCAGCGCGCCGAACACGTGGAAGATGAGCCGCCCGCCTGGCGTGGTGGTGTCGATGGCTTCCGTCAGAGAACGGAAGCCGACGCCTCGCGCTTCCAGCGCGCCTATCGTTTCGATTAGGTGCGGCATAGAGCGCCCGAGCCGATCCAGCCGCCAGACGGCCAGCACGTCGCCGTCGCGCAGGTAGGCCAGCGCATCAGCCAAGCCGGGGCGGTCGGCCTTGGCCCCGGAAGCCGTGTCCTCGAAAACGCGCTCGCAGCCTGCCTTGCGTAGCGCATCCGTCTGCAAGGCGGTGTCCTGTTCCGCCGTCGATACCCGCGCATAGCCGATCAGTGCCATTTGCCGCCTCTCTTGTCCGTCATTCCGTCCGCCTATCTTAATGTCCGACAACCCGTTGTGCAATAACTTTGCTGGACAGTGTCCGGCATGGCCGACTAATGATCGTTTGGCGGACAAGGCGACTGGCATCAGCCGAACAGCTCGCTATGGGAGCCAAGCCGCGCCAGTCGCAGGGTGTCGGCGTCGGACTTGCGGTAGATCAGCAGCAGGTCGGGCTTGATGTGGCATTCGCGGTAGCCCGCCCAATCGCCGGAAAGATCGTGGTCGCGGTATCGCACATCCAGGGGCTGATCGGTCGCCAGCGCGACCAGAACCGGCTTGAGGTCATCATTCGTGCAGCGGACTCCTGATACTGTTCGTTCAATAGACGACTGCACAACAGCCTTCAAACCGCGTTGTCTGGTGCAGTCGTCTTCTGAAAATGACAACAGCCCCCACGCCCTGCTGGGCTGGGGGAAAGTCTCAACGGATCATGCCGGGGCCGTCCCGGTCGCGGCTGCGCTGTGCTTGCCGCTCTCGCTCCTGCTCCTGCTCCTGCCGGTGGGCCTGCACCTCTGGCGCTGCCCACGCATTGGCCGCCGTGCGCCGGGCGTAGTCCTCGACGTGGCCCGCCTTGCGGCTCTCAACGTGCGGGGAGCATTCCAGGATGCCCTTCTCGATGTCCTGCGCCGTGAAGCGCCCGGATTTCGCCATGTCCGTGGCAATCATCCAGTCCAGCCGGGAGAAGTCGGCTTCCTTGCCGTACCGCTGCATCAGGCGCTGCGCCTGCCGCTGGTACTCCTTCACCGGGTCGTATTGCGAGCCATAGCCGCCCGGCTTGGCCGTTTCCAGCGCCTCTAGGCGCTTTTCCCGCTCTTGCTGGGCCGCTGCCCTGTCTAGGTGCTGCTCGATGCGTTCTAGGTACGATGGCGCGGATCTGGCGGCCTTGCCGGGGCAGTCGTGGGCCAGTACGTAGGGCTGGCGACCGTCACGGGCGTGCTGCGGCTTCTGGTTGGTGAAGCCTGCCAGCCGCCCATAGTGGCGACTGTCGCCGCCGTACTGCTTCGCCAGCCCCTGCGCCGCGATGCGCCGCACGTCTGCGGATAACGGTTTATCCGACAGCTTGACCCACGCCTGATAGTTGCCGGGGCTGGTTTCGATGGTCGCAGCGGGGGCGAATCCTTCCGCCTTCATGCGCTCCAGAGCCTGCGGCT from Chitinibacter bivalviorum encodes the following:
- a CDS encoding type II toxin-antitoxin system YafQ family toxin, with translation MQSSIERTVSGVRCTNDDLKPVLVALATDQPLDVRYRDHDLSGDWAGYRECHIKPDLLLIYRKSDADTLRLARLGSHSELFG
- a CDS encoding recombinase family protein, translated to MALIGYARVSTAEQDTALQTDALRKAGCERVFEDTASGAKADRPGLADALAYLRDGDVLAVWRLDRLGRSMPHLIETIGALEARGVGFRSLTEAIDTTTPGGRLIFHVFGALGQFERDLIRERTKAGLTAAAARGRKGGRKPVVTADKLQRAREHIANGLNVREAATRLKVSKTALYTALQSTSAADS
- a CDS encoding GNAT family N-acetyltransferase, translated to MIKAQIRRLGAADVQDFREIRLSALKKAPEMFGSVYEHEEKKPMEAFAERLRDAVAFGAYIDGEIIGLSVFKQEDGPKDAHKAHLSGVFVEPEQRGRGVAGMLLRAVIDYGREHVEQIMLTVAEGNEAAINLYQRSARCPAPLQSPRRSAGRQSK
- the tet(A) gene encoding tetracycline efflux MFS transporter Tet(A); this encodes MKPNRPLIVILSTVALDAVGIGLIMPVLPGLLRDLVHSNDVTAHYGILLALYALMQFACAPVLGALSDRFGRRPVLLVSLAGAAVDYAIMATAPFLWVLYIGRIVAGITGATGAVAGAYIADITDGDERARHFGFMSACFGFGMVAGPVLGGLMGGFSPHAPFFAAAALNGLNFLTGCFLLPESHKGERRPLRREALNPLASFRWARGMTVVAALMAVFFIMQLVGQVPAALWVIFGEDRFHWDATTIGISLAAFGILHSLAQAMITGPVAARLGERRALMLGMIADGTGYILLAFATRGWMAFPIMVLLASGGIGMPALQAMLSRQVDEERQGQLQGSLAALTSLTSIVGPLLFTAIYAASITTWNGWAWIAGAALYLLCLPALRRGLWSGAGQRADR
- the tetR(A) gene encoding tetracycline resistance transcriptional repressor TetR(A) is translated as MTKLQPNTVIRAALDLLNEVGVDGLTTRKLAERLGVQQPALYWHFRNKRALLDALAEAMLAENHTHSVPRADDDWRSFLIGNARSFRQALLAYRDGARIHAGTRPGAPQMETADAQLRFLCEAGFSAGDAVNALMTISYFTVGAVLEEQAGDSDAGERGGTVEQAPLSPLLRAAIDAFDEAGPDAAFEQGLAVIVDGLAKRRLVVRNVEGPRKGDD
- a CDS encoding transposase; the encoded protein is MKTAALDLARERQAHEAGARTRATAHERTPQQERQKAAREAERGREAWTLGQGMKKPVAGCYGRLTRWKGGGDVVYMALL
- a CDS encoding RepB family DNA primase produces the protein MTALDVPRFEVGIREAKTGQMMNREWSRAELEQSAAWLKRMNAKGNDVYIRPAGEHGLVLVDDLKPQALERMKAEGFAPAATIETSPGNYQAWVKLSDKPLSADVRRIAAQGLAKQYGGDSRHYGRLAGFTNQKPQHARDGRQPYVLAHDCPGKAARSAPSYLERIEQHLDRAAAQQEREKRLEALETAKPGGYGSQYDPVKEYQRQAQRLMQRYGKEADFSRLDWMIATDMAKSGRFTAQDIEKGILECSPHVESRKAGHVEDYARRTAANAWAAPEVQAHRQEQEQERERQAQRSRDRDGPGMIR